The genomic interval tgaaaactgttggctctgtctaccccacaagggatacagacgtgattttatgtatgtatttatgtaaaacaatTGGTGGTCTTATATATATCAGCATACATCACCAATACTTTGTatcaaaaagttaataaacagTTTAACCCCGATAACATTGatataatattcaattaaaCTTGTTTGTAAACAGATTATTGGAattgatatataaaataaatagtcgAGTTTTCCTGGTTCCATTCTTAAATTGCTACAAAGACCAGGATAATTACGgcatttattatgttattgtttatatagtttacattgatataatattcaatttaacTTGTTTGTAAACAGATTATTGGAattgatatataaaataaatagtcgAGTTTTCCTGGTTCCATTCTTAATTTGCTTCAAAGCCCAGATTTTGGAAGTTTCGTAGCCTAACGGCAAGAACGAAATTCCACAAAACTGATCAGAATGATTTTAAGAAATTcgtacatattttctttttattttcgaaggggaaatcctttttacggacTGCTTCCCTGGTCTTCACCAGagagagtgtgggactcctggcatcTAGAGTGCCAGCCTACTCTCTAAAACCCCTCTAATGCGCCattcttgccattttgagaTCATCATGGGACCGCATGACATTTAACCACGATGCACTCTGGCTCAAATACGTATCTACATCCTACATGTAACTAACGAGAGAAGAATTAAGTTAGTTTATAAGTTAATTATAGGCCTTCATTAGATTTAATACTTACTTCGGAATATCTAGAGTTTGTATCACAAATTAATTGTGGAATGcttgcaattaaaaaaaaataaagtactcAATCACTCACCTTAttaactacatatttattttaacggCACTTTAGAACCCATAGTGCTCGAGaccgactcgcacttggccggttttgTTTGTTCTAAGTCTGTTCATCTGCTATCTTTATTACTACTCCAGCTATGTCGTTTACTTATTCTTCCGCCTGTTCATATTCCAGAACCTTCGTATACAAGAATTAAGAGAGCGTTCGGTAGACCTTCATCGGGACATAGCTGCCTCCATGAGGGAACTGTCCGTGCCCGAAGATGAAGTGGAAGATTACGTTCTTCCTGGAGACGTCCCGCTTTTCCCGGCCAAGCTCGGGGAGCGAGGATATTTGGGGAACAATAAGATTTTAGGTAAGAGCAGAGATACCGCAAAGAGAAGTTTGTTACTGCTCCTTTTAAGTGatagtgatatgaagtatgtattccataataatgaataaacatttttgaattttgaagttATCTTATCAATTTTCTTGTTATTCTTGCGTTAATTTGTGCCCAATTGTCGAAATTTGATCTGTTACCTTCATATATCGCGTTCTTATCCCTAATGAGGTTGACAGAGACAAAAGTGTTGAAAACAGTCGAAGGAAACGTCCAGCTGAATCGCCTTATGATGAATACGAGATTtgtatagtgacaggttactagcgcatcgcctaaagaatcctaagttcatAAGCTAGAATTTACtgtaattaaacaataaacatccaatatgcctatccttaaaaaaatatattgtattaacATTTAGTCAAAAGGCAGCATGTAACTTTATgacctttaattttttttacaatcaaCTGTTTAACACTTCTTGGGAAAATCCGTCTAATGTATTCATGGTATCAATTCCAGGTGCTCCCCTGGACATGAACCGGTACAAGCCCAGCACGTTGGACGACATTGTGCCTTTTGATTTCATCAGCAAGTCCATATACTCCGTGAGCCATAACAACCCGAAGAGAAGGATTGAGTCACCGCTGAAGGAGGCGCTTGATGATGTGATAAGAGAAGTAAGTCTTCTGTTCCTTGTTCTTTAAAGACCGACTTAAACTACCTATGTGATAGAAAAATTCTAAGACCAAGCAGAAACCATCTAAAAACACTGAAGAAAAAATGTAGCTCCAATATGTTTGATCCCAATACCAACACAAAATTCACCTGCGTAGAGTAGGTGTTTCTCGGATTTAGCTTGGAATTCCAAGAAATATGAAGATATATTTGAACTACGTACTCGTACGACAAATAAGAAAGACTGATAAAACGTTGAGGataaggaaatatttttggaTGTCACATAAAAACACATGCACTTATTTTGGAGAATTAATACAGACCACTGCTCCCGATTAAAACTTTTGCCATTTAAACTAGTCCAaagcattaaaaattaaatcgaaACTTGAATCATTGTAACCTGCGTATCATTACGTCGTCATTTTACACCTTCCAGGTCATGGAGATCATCAACGCGCCGTCTCGCCAGCGCGGGCGTATCATCGATTTCAACGAGCTTCTCTACGGCTACACCCGGCTCCAACCTCTACATGGAGTAGACCATATCCTAGATTTACTGCTGAAGTACAGGAGATATAGAGGAAGGAAGATGACGGCGGCTGTGAGAAGACACGCTTATTTGCAGCAGTCTTTTACTGGTAATATACATgaatatacttttaaatatgatAAGAGATAGATAATGATTGCGGATATAAATTCTCAAAGAGCTGATGGTGCCAAACCAAAAAGTGGAGGTTACGTACCAGAAAGTGTAGCGTAGTACAGCCTCCCGTGAGATGGATCGATGATCTGTTGAAAACGTTGTATGCAAGTTGCTTCCAATACAGCGAGGTGGAAATTATTGGGGGAAGCTAATATTCATCGGTAGACATCGTACGGCTGATATGATGATACGAGATAGATAAGAGTTGGGTACCAAGTGATAGATAggattattaaatgtatttccCAAGGGACAAAAATGTGATatctgtattttatgtatgttcagGTTGTAGAAGATAAGATTATTATCATCAGTCATAATCtaaatgattttaaagttTCTGATATCACAAATGGTCTAGACATAATCTTACAATATCTAGGTATTTTCTAagaaatttggaaaataaaaatagttttgagTCAACAACTCGAGGAAAATGCAACCAAACTTactgttgttattttttcctCTTACAGGAATGGAGATTCGAGAACTGCCAATGGGAGAGCCCCCACCATTCGAAGATCCAGAAGTACTAGGGAAAGAAGGGGATGTAAAAGAGCTCATTAAAGATTATGACTTTGATGAAACAAGTCAACAACAAACTGGCTTCCTAGACTTCGGGAAACTTGGTGTAAAAGAAGCCCTTGAAAGCGGACTGATGAAACTACAGAATTTACCTAACGTACTGAAGTGGGGCAATGAAGAATTTGCGGAGTACACAGTGTATGATAGAAGGATCTACTTTATACTTCCATTACTTGGCAGGCAAGAAACATTTTCAAGGTTCATGAAAAATTACGAAGAAATCGTCCTGAAATCAAACGAGGTTGTGACACTTATAGTTGTACTTTATTTGGATGGTAAAAATCCGCTGGATTACAGAAATTCGGagtcattaattaattactatacGGAAACATACGGAAAGGAAATCAAAGTTGTCAATATGGGCTCGACTACGTTTTCTCGAGGTGCGGCGTTGACAGAGGGTCTCAAAATGTGTTCCAGTGACGATCTAGTATTCTTTATAGATGTAGACATGATGTTTAATTTCATAACTTTAAGGAGAATTAGAATAAACACAATTAAATACAATCAAGTGTACTTCCCAATAGTGTTTAGTGAATATAATCCGGACGTGGTGAATGGTGAagattacaataaatttaaagatgaACCTTTGGTGATTAATACGAATTTAGGAAAATATGTGGCGAATTCTGATGATGATGTTAAAAGTGATAGAGAAATAGCTAATTTGAAGTATAGTAAGGAAATTAACGATGATTACGGTTACTTCAGACAATATGGTTTTGGTATCCTCGGCATTTATAAGCGCGATTTCGAAATGGTCGGTGGGTTTGATTTGAGTATCAAAGGTTGGGGTCTAGAAGATGTGCAATTGTTTGAAACGTTAATAAAGTCAAACTTGACTGTATACAGGGCTCCGGACGACAGTTTagttcatattttccattcaGTGGACTGTGATAAGAGTTTGGAAAAGAGTCAATTTATTATGTGTCTTGGAACTAAGGCATCGACGTACGGAAGTGAGAAACACATGATTTACTATATGTTGAATCATCCGGAGGTCTTGTGGCCTCAAGAAGAGAAAGGTGCTAGCTAGTACAGGGTTAATGTAGGTAGGAATTCAATTATGATGagatttatcaattttattgctGACAATGCATATCATGTTGTTGAAGTGTTGTggaaattgtatatttttaattttttgatatttttgtacaaatactTCGCAGTCGTTACTGTATTGCTCTCTTTTCTTTCAAACCTCAGTAATCTTTCGACTTCGATGTTTTTCCATAGACAATCTAAATTTACGTAATTTGTTTCATTAAGTAAGTTTCCTGATTTTTGCTTTTCTTCTTTGcccaactttttttttctttccatttCTTGAGGGTCGGGTTTTATCAGTAATTTACGCCAGGATATACTTTTCTGCGATATCATTACTTTCTTAACCTTAAACGTTTCCTAATCTTTAAATTACAtggacaaaaacaaaataatacaatttatataacCTGACTGGCCGTGACTAGACTTATATCTAAACAAATGTATATGGTCTATCTTCTTAAATAAATCGAAGTTTGCTAGATAGAATACTTGTGATAATAAAgcataatgtatttatgtgtcGAGAGAATTTTAGGGTCAGTGACGTAACGcatttagttattattttaacgttCCTAAGTTACTAGTGGATTAGTTTAAAGTACTCTGAGCACCGCTGCAAGGAAATATGTGATGTGTTGGTAAATTTGATGCCACATAAATATATGtccaatatatgtatagttttattttaaattattccaaTTTGTAAGGTTCAGAACTATCGGTTTATTTTAACTTGCTTGAATCTAACTTGTGGAATCTTATATTCCAAAAATAATGTTCGGAATAATACTTATACGAAATATAGATAAGAAAAAATTAGGTCACTATTaggtttaattaaatagaatatttttgtattcataGCAATACTcaattttacaaaagaaaataaaaacggtTGTGAAGTGTTCTCAGAGATGCATCTGAAAGGACAGAAAGATATGAAGAATATAATGTGTGTATGTCTGTTTCCCTTGTACGCTGTAATGAAGCAGAATAAGAATCATAATCTAAGATATAATTCATTTATCAAAAATGgaagaataaaacaatatttttgtattttgtccAGTATTTTCACATgtgtatagaaaatatattttttaaatgtgaaaatgttcTGCACAATTTATTTCGTTATAAAGgaccaatttatttttactgtaaAATCTCTGGTGTCCTACGCTGGTCACACAGAAGATAAGTGcaaaataatgaagaaaaaataatataaaaagctCACAAAAAAGTTTTCTATACATTTAAATTGGTTCATGAAATTTGCAGATTCTTTTGTTGATgttttttgtgaatttttatttttaacgattttaatgaaatttgacaaAGAGGTACACAAGACGTTCAGACTTCAGGTGTAGCATAGATTGCGTTTACTATTCTTTTCACGTTCAAAAATCAAGTTTggaattaagtttaaataaaataactcagattttttcgtttttacaaataatcatttaggttatttaaaaatccaagagcatttttaattaagtacttgTAAATTTCCATTGTTTCTTATATTGCGTTTGTTTTGTCCGGTACTTTCCTGAACACACTGTATAGAgaagtttgtaaataaagcTGTACATTATTGTGCTCACTAAGTGCCAATTATTagataagtaggtaatttttattgtgaaatgtAAGGTTTATCGTAGACTGATTTTATGGTTTCCACTTCACATGGGTTGACTTTGTTGTCTCATatcttatttgaaaaaaaaaaaaataacaaattactcATTTTCCACTTGTCTATTTTTTACGTTTAagaaaattcgaaatttaaatatctcgAAATTTCGTCGATTGTTAtcctaatttattaaatgtgtgatattaaaatatttataggtcGGAGTATCTATTGTAGCACATCTAgataaagtattataaaatgttgGATAATTTTTATCGCTTAATtgatacttaaaaaaataagtgtgGTGGCCATTTTAACTAGAAACAGAGTGCCAAATTCTGGTTTAAGAGAAATCGGAACAACATTGCCTTATTCAATAGTA from Amyelois transitella isolate CPQ chromosome 16, ilAmyTran1.1, whole genome shotgun sequence carries:
- the LOC106136131 gene encoding chondroitin sulfate synthase 1, which codes for MPRRSKWMHLAAGVVAGVTLGMFFKLCLRSSSRTSLETCPVASKYVAPDPLALIGLGPDETVQNSNRTLVFVGVMTAEQYLGSRAKAVYDTWAQDLPGRLAFFSSEVSRAPGLPLVPLKNVDDSYPPQKKSFLMILYMYEKYGDRFEWFMRADDDVYVRGDKLEEFLRSVDSRKPQFIGQAGRGTNAERDALALDYNENFCMGGPGVLFSRETLRRVAPHVKYCLKHLYTTHEDVELGRCVAKFAGVSCTWSYDMQMILHHNSSGEAAYTGRLKKREVHRAITLHPVKDHRQMYRLHSYFKNLRIQELRERSVDLHRDIAASMRELSVPEDEVEDYVLPGDVPLFPAKLGERGYLGNNKILGAPLDMNRYKPSTLDDIVPFDFISKSIYSVSHNNPKRRIESPLKEALDDVIREVMEIINAPSRQRGRIIDFNELLYGYTRLQPLHGVDHILDLLLKYRRYRGRKMTAAVRRHAYLQQSFTGMEIRELPMGEPPPFEDPEVLGKEGDVKELIKDYDFDETSQQQTGFLDFGKLGVKEALESGLMKLQNLPNVLKWGNEEFAEYTVYDRRIYFILPLLGRQETFSRFMKNYEEIVLKSNEVVTLIVVLYLDGKNPLDYRNSESLINYYTETYGKEIKVVNMGSTTFSRGAALTEGLKMCSSDDLVFFIDVDMMFNFITLRRIRINTIKYNQVYFPIVFSEYNPDVVNGEDYNKFKDEPLVINTNLGKYVANSDDDVKSDREIANLKYSKEINDDYGYFRQYGFGILGIYKRDFEMVGGFDLSIKGWGLEDVQLFETLIKSNLTVYRAPDDSLVHIFHSVDCDKSLEKSQFIMCLGTKASTYGSEKHMIYYMLNHPEVLWPQEEKGAS